The following proteins are co-located in the Tripterygium wilfordii isolate XIE 37 chromosome 2, ASM1340144v1, whole genome shotgun sequence genome:
- the LOC120015986 gene encoding pentatricopeptide repeat-containing protein At1g69290-like, with the protein MWRRRSVSTITRRLFSSTPEVPNLYSFLQPSLFSLKQNPPQPPPPPSNSLQSLTHQSISTLESTLHKSLLTNNTDEAWKSFKSLTSNSAFPSKPLTNSLITHLSSLPDTHNLKRAFASAVYIVEKNPGLLEFETAKTLLETMKCANTAAPVFALIKCMFKNRYFMPFELWGNSLIEISRKNGNFVSYLRVFEENCRIALDEKLDFMRPDLAACNAALEGCCFNLESVRDAEKVVETMSVLGVRPDESTLGSLAYLYALKGLEKKIIELQSLFRGLGFSNKWAIYSNLVRAHVKSGNLESASAAIIQGLKESDGEHLKFGEDIYCEIVTGFLKDGSIKGLASLILETQKLEPSTIELDKSIGFSMITACINLGLSDKAHSILDEMNAQSDSVGLGVYVPILKAYSKEHRTAEATQLVMEISNSGLQMDVGTYDSLIEASIVSQDFQSAFTLFRDMREARMTDLKGSYLTIMTGLMENHRPELMAAFLDEVVEDPRIEVKTHDWNSIIHAFCKAGRLEDAGRTLRRMTFLQFEPNDQTYLSLINGFVTAEKYFSVLMLWNEVRRRVSADRDKGIKFDHNLVDAFLYALVKGGFFDAVMQVVEKSQEMRIFVDKWRYKQAFMEVHKKLKVSKLRKRSFKKMEALIAFKNWAGLNT; encoded by the coding sequence ATGTGGAGAAGAAGATCCGTCTCCACCATTACACGCAGACTCTTCTCCTCCACGCCTGAAGTCCCCAACCTCTACTCCTTTCTCCAGCCATCACTCTTCTCCCTGAAACAAAACCCACCGCAACCGCCGCCGCCACCTTCAAACTCACTGCAATCCCTAACCCATCAAAGCATATCTACTCTTGAATCCACCCTCCACAAATCGCTTCTGACCAACAACACCGATGAGGCGTGGAAGTCCTTCAAGTCTCTTACCTCCAATTCCGCTTTTCCTTCTAAGCCCCTCACGAACTCCCTCATCACTCACCTATCCTCCCTCCCTGACACCCATAATCTCAAGAGGGCATTTGCCTCTGCTGTTTATATAGTTGAGAAGAACCCGGGATTGCTAGAATTCGAAACGGCGAAGACCCTTTTGGAGACGATGAAATGTGCCAACACTGCTGCGCCTGTCTTTGCCTTGATCAAGTGCATGTTCAAGAACAGGTATTTCATGCCTTTTGAACTCTGGGGGAATTCGCTTATTGAAATTAGTAGAAAGAATGGGAATTTTGTTTCCTATTTGCGGGTTTTTGAGGAGAATTGTAGGATTGCCCTGGATGAGAAGTTGGATTTTATGAGGCCGGATTTAGCTGCTTGTAATGCGGCACTAGAAGGGTGTTGTTTCAATCTAGAATCCGTGAGGGATGCAGAGAAGGTTGTGGAAACAATGTCTGTCTTGGGTGTTAGACCAGATGAATCTACTCTTGGGTCTCTTGCTTATTTATATGCACTGAAAGGACTTGAAAAAAAGATAATTGAGTTGCAGAGTTTGTTTCGTGGACTTGGTTTTTCTAATAAATGGGCTATTTATTCTAATTTGGTCCGTGCCCATGTTAAGTCTGGTAATTTGGAGTCTGCTTCTGCTGCAATTATTCAGGGCTTGAAGGAAAGTGATGGAGAACATTTGAAATTTGGGGAAGACATCTATTGTGAAATAGTAACTGGATTTTTGAAGGATGGAAGTATAAAGGGTTTGGCAAGTTTGATCCTTGAAACTCAGAAATTGGAGCCTTCAACAATTGAGTTGGATAAATCCATTGGGTTCTCTATGATTACTGCTTGTATCAATCTCGGATTATCGGATAAGGCCCACAGCATTCTTGATGAAATGAATGCTCAAAGCGATTCTGTGGGGCTTGGGGTCTATGTGCCAATCTTGAAGGCCTACAGCAAGGAGCATCGTACGGCTGAAGCTACTCAATTGGTGATGGAGATTAGCAATTCAGGGCTTCAGATGGATGTAGGAACCTATGATTCTCTAATAGAAGCATCCATAGTGAGCCAAGACTTTCAGTCAGCTTTTACTTTGTTTAGGGACATGAGAGAGGCAAGGATGACTGATTTGAAAGGCAGTTACCTGACTATAATGACAGGCTTGATGGAGAATCATCGGCCTGAGTTAATGGCAGCTTTTTTAGATGAAGTTGTTGAGGACCCCCgaattgaagtgaaaacccATGATTGGAATTCTATCATTCATGCATTCTGTAAAGCAGGGCGGTTAGAAGATGCCGGGAGGACTTTGAGAAGGATGACATTCCTGCAATTTGAACCAAATGACCAAACATATTTGTCCTTAATTAATGGATTTGTGACTGCAGAAAAATATTTCAGTGTTTTAATGCTGTGGAATGAGGTTAGGCGAAGGGTTTCAGCTGATAGAGATAAGGGGATTAAATTTGATCACAACTTGGTTGATGCGTTCCTATATGCTCTTGTTAAAGGTGGCTTCTTTGATGCAGTAATGCAAGTTGTAGAGAAATCTCAGGAGATGAGGATTTTTGTTGATAAGTGGAGGTATAAACAAGCATTCATGGAGGTGCATAAGAAgctcaaagtatcaaagttgaGAAAGAGGAGCTTCAAAAAAATGGAAGCACTTATTGCTTTTAAGAACTGGGCTGGTCTGAATACGTGA
- the LOC120016020 gene encoding protein root UVB sensitive 3: protein MKEAEELPSLIVFEEWNGSSSTKLSKTATITAYSSLTIQRSGNRFDHVWRRALQGFVPEGFPSSVTPDYVPFQVWDSLQGLSTYIRTMLSTQALLSAIGVGEKSATVLGATFQWFLRDLTGMFGGILFTFYQGSNLDSNAKMWRLVADLMNDLGMLMDLVSPLFPSAFIFLVCFGSLSRSFTGVASGATRAALTQHFALQNNAADISAKEGSQETLATIIGMALGMLLSRITIGHPVAIWFSFLSLTAFHMYANYRAVRCLALTSLNTERCSILLQNFMETGQVLSPEQVSRMEHVLPMWTISWSSKNAKLLYGHVHLGVRISSLNNLEMMELVQSTGYHYAKAKYLLLELKGKIGVILHKDSTAADGLQSFIHALVMVNLLAKDKSVHTKSQMWMDQQYIIFVQKLESSGWNTGRLLSPSIIWKANWIFENKKTD from the exons ATGAAAGAAGCGGAGGAACTTCCGTCACTGATTGTATTCGAAGAATGGAACGGATCCTCCTCCACGAAGCTCTCTAAAACTGCCACTATAACTGCGTATTCTTCTCTCACTATCCAGAG ATCTGGAAATCGTTTCGACCACGTTTGGAGACGAGCTCTTCAAGGATTTGTGCCCGAG GGATTTCCTAGCAGTGTAACTCCAGATTATGTTCCCTTTCAAGTATGGGATTCATTGCAG GGCCTCTCAACTTACATAAGAACTATGCTTTCTACACAA GCTCTCTTAAGTGCCATCGGGGTTGGTGAGAAATCAGCCACTGTCCTTGGGGCCACATTTCAG TGGTTTCTGCGGGACCTGACTGGAATGTTTGGCGGGATACTATTCACATTTTATCAG GGCTCAAATCTGGATAGCAATGCAAAAATGTGGCGTTTGGTTGCTGATCTTATGAATGATCTTG GAATGTTGATGGACCTTGTGTCGCCTTTGTTTCCTTCAGCATTTATCTTTCTCGTTTGCTTTGGAAGCCTGTCAAGATCATTCA CTGGCGTTGCTAGTGGAGCAACTAGAGCTGCTTTGACACAGCATTTTGCCCTTCAGAATAATGCTGCTGATATATCTGCCAAG GAAGGAAGTCAGGAGACTTTGGCTACGATTATTGGCATGGCACTAGGGATGCTTCTTTCTCGTATAACAATAGGGCATCCTGTGgctatttggttttctttcctGTCTCTCACTGCATTCCATATGTAtg CAAATTACAGAGCCGTCCGGTGCCTTGCTTTGACATCTTTAAACACTGAAAGATGCTCAATTCTTTTGCAGAACTTCATGGAGACTGGCCAAG ttCTCTCCCCTGAACAGGTTTCTAGGATGGAGCATGTTTTGCCCATGTGGACCATTTCATGGAGCTCAAAGAATGCAAAATTATTGTATGGGCATGTGCATTTGGGCGTAAGGATTTCTTCACTTAATAATCTGGAGAT GATGGAGCTTGTACAATCAACAGGATATCATTATGCAAAAG CGAAATACTTGCTGCTAGAGTTAAAGGGAAAGATCGGTGTTATCTTGCACAAAGATTCAACTGCTGCTGATGGCCTGCAGTCATTCATTCATGCACTTGTCATGGTGAACCTTCTGGCTAAAGATAAATCTGTGCATACAAAGAGCCAAATGTGGATGGATCAGCAGTATATCATTTTTGTCCAGAAG CTAGAGTCATCCGGTTGGAACACAGGGCGTCTTCTATCACCTTCCATCATTTGGAAGGCAAATTGGATATTTGAGAATAAAAAGACAGACTAG
- the LOC120015996 gene encoding ureide permease 2-like isoform X2 encodes MYRAILQRFHLDLVGGICICILLYTRDPPGSRLIGFFRCCPLIFLPSERVHLSGLKMYLVESKGGAIVSFTFGEIGKSKPEMPNFLTQLSQDNWPSVLFAMAGGVVLSIGNLSTQYAWAFVGLSVTEVITSSITVVIGTTLNYFLDDKINKAEILFPGVACFLIAVCLGSAVHSSNAADNKAKLSNLASDQNLAAGMTRTSASLEGFEGRKDPENRIATVEKAKFGTADFLVELENRRSIKVFGKSIVIGLTITFFAGVCFSLFSPAFNLATNDQWHTLKKGVPKLVVYTAFFYFSVSCFVIAIILNIIFLYRPVLKLPRSSLNAYLNDWNGRSWALLAGLLCGFGNGLQFMGGQAAGYAAADAVQALPLVSTFWGIILFGEYRRSSRRTYILLVSMLSMFIAAVGILMASAGHRK; translated from the exons ATGTACAGGGCGATATTGCAAAGATTCCATCTTGATTTGGTGGGAGGAATCTGTATCTGTATACTGTTATATACCAGAGACCCACCGGGGTCGCGTTTGATTG GATTTTTCAGGTGCTGCCCCTTGATATTTCTACCAAGTGAGAGGGTTCATTTAAGTGGATTGAAAATGTATCTGGTGGAGAGCAAAGGAGGTGCCATAGTGT CTTTCACTTTTGGTGAGATTGGCAAGAGCAAACCTGAGATGCCCAATTTCTTAACTCAACTTTCTCAG GATAATTGGCCATCTGTTTTATTTGCAATGGCTGGTGGGGTGGTCCTTAGCATTGGAAATTTATCAACACAATATGCTTGGGCTTTCGTTGGTTTATCAGTGACTGAAGTGATTACGTCCAGCATAACTGTCGTTATAG GCACAACCCTGAATTACTTCTTAGACGACAAAATTAACAAAGCTGAGATTCTTTTCCCTGGTGTTGCTTGCTTTCTGATAGCTGTATGTCTTGGATCTGCTGTTCACTCATCCAATGCAGCAGATAATAAAGCAAAGCTCAGCAATTTAGCAAGTGATCAAAACCTTGCAGCAGG GATGACACGTACGTCAGCATCCCTTGAAGGATTTGAAG GAAGGAAGGATCCAGAGAACAGAATTGCTACTGTAGAGAAGGCGAAATTTGGGACGGCAGACTTTCTTGTGGAGCTTGAGAACCGGAGATCAATTAAG GTGTTTGGCAAGAGTATTGTAATTGGCCTGACCATTACCTTCTTTGCTGGTGTttgcttctctcttttctcaccAGCATTTAATTTGGCGACAAATGATCAATGGCACACCTTGAAGAAAGGGGTGCCCAAGTTGGTTGTGTATACTGCATTTTTCTACTTCTCCGTCTCTTGTTTTGTAATTGCTATCATTCTCAATATCATCTTCCTTTATCGTCCTGTACTGAAGTTACCAAGATCATCATTAAACGCTTATTTGAACGACTGGAATGGAAGAAGCTGGGCCCTTTTGGCAGGTCTTCTATGTGGGTTTGGGAACGGTCTGCAGTTTATGGGAGGACAAGCTGCAGGATATGCAGCAGCAGATGCTGTTCAg GCACTTCCACTTGTGAGCACTTTCTGGGGAATAATTCTGTTTGGAGAGTACCGGAGATCATCAAGACGGACCTATATATTGCTTGTCAGTATGCTGTCTATGTTTATTGCTGCCGTTGGCATTCTCATGGCCTCAGCTGGGCATCGAAAATGA
- the LOC120015996 gene encoding ureide permease 2-like isoform X3 has translation MYRAILQRFHLDLVGGICICILLYTRDPPGSRLIGFFRCCPLIFLPSERVHLSGLKMYLVESKGAFTFGEIGKSKPEMPNFLTQLSQDNWPSVLFAMAGGVVLSIGNLSTQYAWAFVGLSVTEVITSSITVVIGTTLNYFLDDKINKAEILFPGVACFLIAVCLGSAVHSSNAADNKAKLSNLASDQNLAAGMTRTSASLEGFEGRKDPENRIATVEKAKFGTADFLVELENRRSIKVFGKSIVIGLTITFFAGVCFSLFSPAFNLATNDQWHTLKKGVPKLVVYTAFFYFSVSCFVIAIILNIIFLYRPVLKLPRSSLNAYLNDWNGRSWALLAGLLCGFGNGLQFMGGQAAGYAAADAVQALPLVSTFWGIILFGEYRRSSRRTYILLVSMLSMFIAAVGILMASAGHRK, from the exons ATGTACAGGGCGATATTGCAAAGATTCCATCTTGATTTGGTGGGAGGAATCTGTATCTGTATACTGTTATATACCAGAGACCCACCGGGGTCGCGTTTGATTG GATTTTTCAGGTGCTGCCCCTTGATATTTCTACCAAGTGAGAGGGTTCATTTAAGTGGATTGAAAATGTATCTGGTGGAGAGCAAAGGAG CTTTCACTTTTGGTGAGATTGGCAAGAGCAAACCTGAGATGCCCAATTTCTTAACTCAACTTTCTCAG GATAATTGGCCATCTGTTTTATTTGCAATGGCTGGTGGGGTGGTCCTTAGCATTGGAAATTTATCAACACAATATGCTTGGGCTTTCGTTGGTTTATCAGTGACTGAAGTGATTACGTCCAGCATAACTGTCGTTATAG GCACAACCCTGAATTACTTCTTAGACGACAAAATTAACAAAGCTGAGATTCTTTTCCCTGGTGTTGCTTGCTTTCTGATAGCTGTATGTCTTGGATCTGCTGTTCACTCATCCAATGCAGCAGATAATAAAGCAAAGCTCAGCAATTTAGCAAGTGATCAAAACCTTGCAGCAGG GATGACACGTACGTCAGCATCCCTTGAAGGATTTGAAG GAAGGAAGGATCCAGAGAACAGAATTGCTACTGTAGAGAAGGCGAAATTTGGGACGGCAGACTTTCTTGTGGAGCTTGAGAACCGGAGATCAATTAAG GTGTTTGGCAAGAGTATTGTAATTGGCCTGACCATTACCTTCTTTGCTGGTGTttgcttctctcttttctcaccAGCATTTAATTTGGCGACAAATGATCAATGGCACACCTTGAAGAAAGGGGTGCCCAAGTTGGTTGTGTATACTGCATTTTTCTACTTCTCCGTCTCTTGTTTTGTAATTGCTATCATTCTCAATATCATCTTCCTTTATCGTCCTGTACTGAAGTTACCAAGATCATCATTAAACGCTTATTTGAACGACTGGAATGGAAGAAGCTGGGCCCTTTTGGCAGGTCTTCTATGTGGGTTTGGGAACGGTCTGCAGTTTATGGGAGGACAAGCTGCAGGATATGCAGCAGCAGATGCTGTTCAg GCACTTCCACTTGTGAGCACTTTCTGGGGAATAATTCTGTTTGGAGAGTACCGGAGATCATCAAGACGGACCTATATATTGCTTGTCAGTATGCTGTCTATGTTTATTGCTGCCGTTGGCATTCTCATGGCCTCAGCTGGGCATCGAAAATGA
- the LOC120015996 gene encoding ureide permease 2-like isoform X1, which yields MYRAILQRFHLDLVGGICICILLYTRDPPGSRLIGFFRCCPLIFLPSERVHLSGLKMYLVESKGGAIVCMLLSLFFLGTWPALLTLLERRGRLPQHTYLDYSITNLLAAVIIAFTFGEIGKSKPEMPNFLTQLSQDNWPSVLFAMAGGVVLSIGNLSTQYAWAFVGLSVTEVITSSITVVIGTTLNYFLDDKINKAEILFPGVACFLIAVCLGSAVHSSNAADNKAKLSNLASDQNLAAGMTRTSASLEGFEGRKDPENRIATVEKAKFGTADFLVELENRRSIKVFGKSIVIGLTITFFAGVCFSLFSPAFNLATNDQWHTLKKGVPKLVVYTAFFYFSVSCFVIAIILNIIFLYRPVLKLPRSSLNAYLNDWNGRSWALLAGLLCGFGNGLQFMGGQAAGYAAADAVQALPLVSTFWGIILFGEYRRSSRRTYILLVSMLSMFIAAVGILMASAGHRK from the exons ATGTACAGGGCGATATTGCAAAGATTCCATCTTGATTTGGTGGGAGGAATCTGTATCTGTATACTGTTATATACCAGAGACCCACCGGGGTCGCGTTTGATTG GATTTTTCAGGTGCTGCCCCTTGATATTTCTACCAAGTGAGAGGGTTCATTTAAGTGGATTGAAAATGTATCTGGTGGAGAGCAAAGGAGGTGCCATAGTGTGTATGCTCCTTTCCCTCTTTTTCTTGGGGACATGGCCTGCCCTTTTGACTCTTTTAGAGAGACGGGGTCGCCTTCCCCAGCATACTTACCTTGATTATTCAATCACAAATCTGTTGGCTGCTGTAATTATAGCTTTCACTTTTGGTGAGATTGGCAAGAGCAAACCTGAGATGCCCAATTTCTTAACTCAACTTTCTCAG GATAATTGGCCATCTGTTTTATTTGCAATGGCTGGTGGGGTGGTCCTTAGCATTGGAAATTTATCAACACAATATGCTTGGGCTTTCGTTGGTTTATCAGTGACTGAAGTGATTACGTCCAGCATAACTGTCGTTATAG GCACAACCCTGAATTACTTCTTAGACGACAAAATTAACAAAGCTGAGATTCTTTTCCCTGGTGTTGCTTGCTTTCTGATAGCTGTATGTCTTGGATCTGCTGTTCACTCATCCAATGCAGCAGATAATAAAGCAAAGCTCAGCAATTTAGCAAGTGATCAAAACCTTGCAGCAGG GATGACACGTACGTCAGCATCCCTTGAAGGATTTGAAG GAAGGAAGGATCCAGAGAACAGAATTGCTACTGTAGAGAAGGCGAAATTTGGGACGGCAGACTTTCTTGTGGAGCTTGAGAACCGGAGATCAATTAAG GTGTTTGGCAAGAGTATTGTAATTGGCCTGACCATTACCTTCTTTGCTGGTGTttgcttctctcttttctcaccAGCATTTAATTTGGCGACAAATGATCAATGGCACACCTTGAAGAAAGGGGTGCCCAAGTTGGTTGTGTATACTGCATTTTTCTACTTCTCCGTCTCTTGTTTTGTAATTGCTATCATTCTCAATATCATCTTCCTTTATCGTCCTGTACTGAAGTTACCAAGATCATCATTAAACGCTTATTTGAACGACTGGAATGGAAGAAGCTGGGCCCTTTTGGCAGGTCTTCTATGTGGGTTTGGGAACGGTCTGCAGTTTATGGGAGGACAAGCTGCAGGATATGCAGCAGCAGATGCTGTTCAg GCACTTCCACTTGTGAGCACTTTCTGGGGAATAATTCTGTTTGGAGAGTACCGGAGATCATCAAGACGGACCTATATATTGCTTGTCAGTATGCTGTCTATGTTTATTGCTGCCGTTGGCATTCTCATGGCCTCAGCTGGGCATCGAAAATGA
- the LOC120015996 gene encoding ureide permease 2-like isoform X4, with protein MQDNWPSVLFAMAGGVVLSIGNLSTQYAWAFVGLSVTEVITSSITVVIGTTLNYFLDDKINKAEILFPGVACFLIAVCLGSAVHSSNAADNKAKLSNLASDQNLAAGMTRTSASLEGFEGRKDPENRIATVEKAKFGTADFLVELENRRSIKVFGKSIVIGLTITFFAGVCFSLFSPAFNLATNDQWHTLKKGVPKLVVYTAFFYFSVSCFVIAIILNIIFLYRPVLKLPRSSLNAYLNDWNGRSWALLAGLLCGFGNGLQFMGGQAAGYAAADAVQALPLVSTFWGIILFGEYRRSSRRTYILLVSMLSMFIAAVGILMASAGHRK; from the exons ATGCAGGATAATTGGCCATCTGTTTTATTTGCAATGGCTGGTGGGGTGGTCCTTAGCATTGGAAATTTATCAACACAATATGCTTGGGCTTTCGTTGGTTTATCAGTGACTGAAGTGATTACGTCCAGCATAACTGTCGTTATAG GCACAACCCTGAATTACTTCTTAGACGACAAAATTAACAAAGCTGAGATTCTTTTCCCTGGTGTTGCTTGCTTTCTGATAGCTGTATGTCTTGGATCTGCTGTTCACTCATCCAATGCAGCAGATAATAAAGCAAAGCTCAGCAATTTAGCAAGTGATCAAAACCTTGCAGCAGG GATGACACGTACGTCAGCATCCCTTGAAGGATTTGAAG GAAGGAAGGATCCAGAGAACAGAATTGCTACTGTAGAGAAGGCGAAATTTGGGACGGCAGACTTTCTTGTGGAGCTTGAGAACCGGAGATCAATTAAG GTGTTTGGCAAGAGTATTGTAATTGGCCTGACCATTACCTTCTTTGCTGGTGTttgcttctctcttttctcaccAGCATTTAATTTGGCGACAAATGATCAATGGCACACCTTGAAGAAAGGGGTGCCCAAGTTGGTTGTGTATACTGCATTTTTCTACTTCTCCGTCTCTTGTTTTGTAATTGCTATCATTCTCAATATCATCTTCCTTTATCGTCCTGTACTGAAGTTACCAAGATCATCATTAAACGCTTATTTGAACGACTGGAATGGAAGAAGCTGGGCCCTTTTGGCAGGTCTTCTATGTGGGTTTGGGAACGGTCTGCAGTTTATGGGAGGACAAGCTGCAGGATATGCAGCAGCAGATGCTGTTCAg GCACTTCCACTTGTGAGCACTTTCTGGGGAATAATTCTGTTTGGAGAGTACCGGAGATCATCAAGACGGACCTATATATTGCTTGTCAGTATGCTGTCTATGTTTATTGCTGCCGTTGGCATTCTCATGGCCTCAGCTGGGCATCGAAAATGA